The sequence below is a genomic window from Melioribacteraceae bacterium.
ATTGTTGTTCAGCGTTCTACTACTAACGGATCTACATGGGATTATGATGTAGGTGTTGGCTTTTCACCTCCTTCCAGACAGCAGGATAAGGAATGGCTTTGTGCTGATTATTCCAACTCTCAATACAGGAATAACCTGTATATGGCATGGACTGAATTTGATAAGTACGGAAGTTCAAATCCCAATGATCGCTCAAGAATTCTGTTTGCGAGATCTACAAACAGCGGCGCTTCCTGGTCGTCTCCCATTAAAATCAGTGATATTGAAGGTGATTGCCTGGATGACGATAATACTATGGAAGGGGCCGTACCATGCACTGGACCTAATGGGGAAGTCTATTTGAGCTGGTCTGGTCCGCTGGGAATACAATTCGATAAATCAACGGATGGCGGTGTTACTTTTTCTGATGATATTCATGTTTCCAATCTTAATGCCGGTTGGGCATTCGATATACCCGGAATTTATCGCGCAAATGGTTTCCCTGTTACTGCTTGCGATATTAGCAATTCACCTCATCGCGGATCTATTTATATCAATTGGTCCGATCAGATCAATGGTGATACGGATATTTTTTTCTCGAAATCCGTTGACGGCGGCACTACCTGGAGTTCTCCTAAAAAAGTTAATAATGATCATTTCCCCAGGCATCAATTCTTTAACTGGATGACAGTAGATCCCGTTACCGGTAAAATCTATATTATTTTTTACGACCGGCGTGAAAATCCTGATCCAAATAACACTCAAACCCATGTTTATATTGCACGTTCGGATGACGGTGGAGAAACATTTTCTAATTATTGTATCTCTCAGTATTCTTTTTACCCTGTTAATACAGTTTTTTTTGGTGATTATACAAACATTGCAGCTTATGACAATAAAATCTTTCCGATATGGATGAGAATGGATGGTACTAAAATGAGCATCTGGAATTCGGTAATTAATGATTCCGAGTTCTTAACGGGAATTGAAGAAAACGGAAATCCTTTCCCGACACAAACCGTATTATTCCAGAATTTTCCTAACCCGTTTAATCCTTCAACAAAAATAAATTATGAAATTGAAAAAGAGTCGTTTGTTAGTCTCAAGGTATTTGACGTAATTGGTAATGAGATTAATTCACTGGTACATGATATTAAAAAGCCCGGGTCGCACAATGTTGTTTTCAACGGAAGCAGTTTAAGCTCGGGGATCTATTTCCTCAGACTTGTAACACCGACCCATCATTTTACAAAAAAAATGATTTTAGTAAAATAAAATTTGAAGAACTATTTTTGAAAAACAGAGGACTGAAAGAAAAATTAGATTTTTATTACGAGTTGTTCGATCGGTCAAGAATCTCTCCCGACCCGTTAGAATTTCCCCACAGATACAATAATCCTTCCGATATTGAAATATCCGGACTCATTTCTTCTGTATTTGCATACGGAAATATTAAGCAGATAATAAGCATTTTAGAGAAACTTAACGCTATTATGTCCGGCAGTCCATACAGCTTTGTGTTAAACTATGATAAAAATTTGGGATGCAGTTTTTTTAATCTGCTAAAACACCGGTTTTATTCCGGTGATGATATATCCCGATTGTTTCTTGCCTTAAATAATATTTATAATAAATACGAATCGCTTGAATCTTTTTTTATGGCCGGTCACACAGGTGATTCAATTGACATAAAAGAAAGATTATCAGTTTTTTCCGGAAATATGACCGGAATAATGTCTAAAGGGAAATCCGTTAGTTATGGTATTAGATTTATGTTCCCTGATCCGATGAAGGGGAGTGGATGTAAAAGAGTGAATCTCTTTCTGAGATGGATGGTCCGTAAAGATGATCTCGATTTCGGAATATGGAAAAGAATACCGGCTTCAAAATTGATTATTCCGGTTGATACACATGTGGCCAGAATCTGCCAAAAATTAAAACTGACCGGTAAAAAAAATATATCTTGGTTGATGGCCGAAGAGATAACCGGAAAGTTAAGTAAGTTCGATCCGGATGATCCTGTTAAATATGATTTTGCAATTTGTCACATCGGTATGAGAAAGATGAAGTTTTAGGTATAATATTCTCTCAAAGAAAAGATTAGTTATCCTCATAGATAGATTCATAAATTATCATGTTGCTCAGATATGTTGCGATATTTATATTAGCAAACCGTTAAACAAGATTTTATAATTAATTCATAAAATCCTCACATCAACACAGGAGAAAAGTATGACGGAACAGAAAAAGTTCGTCCCCTTCGTCTCTTCAGAAACTAATATGGCAGAATTTACAATCCGTGCTTTAATTATCGGATTGGTTCTGGCGGTTGTTCTCGGTGCAGCTAATGCTTATCTAGGTTTAAAAGCCGGAATGACAATTGCAGCCACATATCCGGCTGCAGTGATTGGAATGGCGATAATTAAATTATTCAAGGGTACCATCTTAGAAGAAAATTTTGCCCGTACTGTCGGCTCGATTGGCGAATCGATTGCAGCTGGTGCAATTTTCACTTTACCTGCCTTTTTTATTGCAGGAATCTGGGATCCTTTC
It includes:
- a CDS encoding T9SS type A sorting domain-containing protein, which encodes MNNSTASQPNEVSIAVNPVNPNFISAGSNLNLFYFSSDGGNSWSQKLMSSVWRVWGDPCLVYDASGNLFFGHLSDQRNTGTGYWIDRIVVQRSTTNGSTWDYDVGVGFSPPSRQQDKEWLCADYSNSQYRNNLYMAWTEFDKYGSSNPNDRSRILFARSTNSGASWSSPIKISDIEGDCLDDDNTMEGAVPCTGPNGEVYLSWSGPLGIQFDKSTDGGVTFSDDIHVSNLNAGWAFDIPGIYRANGFPVTACDISNSPHRGSIYINWSDQINGDTDIFFSKSVDGGTTWSSPKKVNNDHFPRHQFFNWMTVDPVTGKIYIIFYDRRENPDPNNTQTHVYIARSDDGGETFSNYCISQYSFYPVNTVFFGDYTNIAAYDNKIFPIWMRMDGTKMSIWNSVINDSEFLTGIEENGNPFPTQTVLFQNFPNPFNPSTKINYEIEKESFVSLKVFDVIGNEINSLVHDIKKPGSHNVVFNGSSLSSGIYFLRLVTPTHHFTKKMILVK
- a CDS encoding TIGR02757 family protein, which encodes MKNRGLKEKLDFYYELFDRSRISPDPLEFPHRYNNPSDIEISGLISSVFAYGNIKQIISILEKLNAIMSGSPYSFVLNYDKNLGCSFFNLLKHRFYSGDDISRLFLALNNIYNKYESLESFFMAGHTGDSIDIKERLSVFSGNMTGIMSKGKSVSYGIRFMFPDPMKGSGCKRVNLFLRWMVRKDDLDFGIWKRIPASKLIIPVDTHVARICQKLKLTGKKNISWLMAEEITGKLSKFDPDDPVKYDFAICHIGMRKMKF